CTCGGCAACGCGGCGGAGGCCCAGGACGTGGCCCAGGAGGCGTTCCTCCGCGCTCACCGCGCGCTCGGCGAGTTCCGCGGCGACGCCAAGCTGTCGACGTGGCTGTACGCGATCACCTCGCGGCTCTGCCTCAATCGCCTCGCCTCGGGCGAGCGGCGGCTCGTGCGACAGGGCGAGGAGACGCTGCTCCGGCTCGCCGACGACCGCCGGCGGCCGGACGCCGCGCTC
This genomic interval from Candidatus Methylomirabilota bacterium contains the following:
- a CDS encoding sigma-70 family RNA polymerase sigma factor, giving the protein MREAEAGDAPRFLDRLRAGEASAFEELVTTYQHRVFGVALRMLGNAAEAQDVAQEAFLRAHRALGEFRGDAKLSTWLYAITSRLCLNRLASGERRLVRQGEETLLRLADDRRRPDAAL